GTGCGCGCCTGTACCTCACGGCGGGTGATCGTAGCCCTGGCAGGCGAACGGCGGATGGTCGTGACCGCTATGCTTCCGTGGCGCCGTCCATCCCCGTCCCCACCGGCTGCCGCATGGCTGAAGCTCGACCCACGCTCGACGTCACCGTCGTGCTGCCCGCCTACAACGAGGCGGGACACGTCGTCGCGGAGGTCGAACGCATCTCGGCAGCGCTGAAGGCGACCGACTACGCATTCGAGATCCTCGTCGTCGACGACGGCTCGACCGACGGCACCGGCGACCGCGTGGAGGGCATGCCCTTCGTGCGCCTGCTGCGCTTCCCCACCAACCGCGGGTCGGGGACCGCGCGGCGGATCGGCACGCTCGAGGCCGCCGGCCGGTACGTCGTGTGGACCGACACCGACATGACGTATCCCAACGAGCGGATCCCCGAACTCGTCGACCACCTGGTCGAGGGCCACGCCCACCAGGTCGTCGGCGCCCGCACGTCGGAGGAGGGCACCTACAAGTTCCTGCGCGTGCCCGCGAAGTGGCTCATCCGACGCCTGGCGGAGTACCTGTCGGACAGTCGGATCCCCGATCTGAACTCGGGTCTGCGCGCGTTCTCCCGCGAGCACGCGCTGCCGTACCTGGGGCTGCTGCCCGCTGGGTTCTCCTGCGTGACGACGATCACGCTCGCGTTCCTGGCGAACGGCCTGCTGGTCGAGTACCTCCCGATCGCGTACGCGCCGCGGGCGGGACGGTCCCACTTCCACCCGATCAAGGACGCCTACCGCTACATCCTGCAGGTCGTGCGGATGGTGACCTACTTCGAACCGCTGCGTGTGTTCGCGCCCGTCGCGTTGACGCTGCTCACGCTGGGCACCGGCAAGATCATCTTCGACATCTTCACGAAGTCGCTGCGCATCACCGGCAACGCCACGATGTTGGTGCTCAGCGGCCTGATCCTGTTCAGCCTGGGCCTGCTCGCCGACCTGATCGTGCGGACGAACCGCCATGACTGAGACCGTGCCACCGGCCGGCGCGCCGGAGTCCGCGCCCGAGACGCCCGACGTCGTGACCGGCAACCACCACCACAAGTACGGGTCGGCCAACCCGGCGATCCGCTTCCTCACCAACCGGTTCCTGGCGCGCCTCGACGGCATCCTCGACCGCGTGCTGGCCGAGGCTCCTCGTGGACGCGTGCTCGAGGTGGGGTGTGGCGAAGGCATGATCGCCAAGCGCCTGCAGCAGCGTTGGGCCGACGTGACCGCGCTCGACCTGCCCGACGCCGACCTGCGCGGCTGGTGGCGTGAGCACCCCGGCCCGCGCTACGTGCACGGCGACGCCGGTCGGCTGCCCTTCGCCGACGGCGCGTTCGACGTCGTGGTCGCGGTCGAGGTCATGGAGCACCTGGCCGATCCCCACATCGGCCTGGCCGAGATGGCCCGCGTGACCGATGGGCACCTTGTGCTGTCGGTCCCACGCGAACCGATCTTCCGGGCGGGCAACCTGTTGGCGGGCCGCCACGTGCAGGACTGGGGCAACACCCCCGGGCACCTCAACCACTGGTCCACGCCGTCGTTCCTGAAGTTCGTCAGTCAGGTGGGCGGCATCCGGGCAGTGGAGAAGCCACTGCCGTGGACCATCACCTGGGCGCGTCGGAACTGAACCCGACGGTCCCACCCACCCCCCGTTCGACCTTCAAGTACGGAGCATCTGAAGCATGGCAAGCGTTCGTGCCTCGCTCATCACGCAGGCCCGCATGGCCGCACGACACCTCGACGGTGCAACGGCCACCGCGAACCACCCGGCCGTCGACCGGCTCGTGCGGTGCGCGCAGCTGTCGCAGGACGCGACACGCACGCTCGAGTGGGCGTTGGAGTCCCTGCAACTGCACGGCGTCGACCGCACCGACAGCGCGGCATGCCAACTGCTCGGCGCTGCGATCGCCAAGCTCGGCAGCCGTGCCGGCAACAGCGCCGGCGACCTCGCCGAGGCGGCGTCGCGGTCACTGGCCTGGCGCTAGGAACCGTCGCCCGTCGTCGCCGTCGGAGGCGCCTGCTGGGTACCAGGTCGACGTGACGCGGCTGACGGCCGCACCAGCGACGGCCGCACGCCCGTCGCGACGGCCCACGCCGCATCAGCGCCGGTCATGATCAGGCGCGACACGAGCGCGACCAGCAAGCCCGTGGCGGCATCGAGCGGCAGCAACGCGACCATCGCCGCCTCCCGTGGTCCGACGCCGGCGGGGGCCACGAGCAGCGCGAACCCGACGACCCACGCTGCAGCGAACACCCCCGCGCCGCGCCACAGGCCCACCGGCTGGCCGACGGCAGCGGTCGCGGCGTGCAGGTGCACGCCGTACGCGGCCCACATGCCGAGCGCCCAGGCACAGGCGGCCATGAGGTGGCGGCCGTCGGGCAGCGCCCGCAACGGCTCTCGGCGGGCGAGGCGGAGCAGTCGCTGCAGACACCACCGCAGCACCGGTGGAGCCAGCAGGGCCAGCAGGAACGGCACGCCGACCAGCAACCAGCGCGGCAGCACGCCGGTCGCCGCCAGCACGGCCACTCCCACCACCGCGCCGGTCACGAGGTGCACCCACAGGAACAACGTGATCGCCGAGACCGTCGCCCGCGGCGCGACGCCGTGGTCCCGCGCCAGCGCAGCCTGGGTGACCGCCGGCCAGACCGCCCCCGGCAGGTACTTGCCGACCTGCCCGACGTAGAAGACCCGCAGCGACGCACCGACCGGCAGCGGTTCGCCGATGCCGATGAGCATCGTGTGCCAGATGCCGGCGCTCAGGCCCAGACCGATCAGGCCTGCGAGTGCGGCGGCGACCAGCCACCCGATGTCGAGCGTCGCGAGGTCGGCTGCGACCTCGCTCCAGCGCGACCGCAGCGCGAGTACCAGGGCGGCGACCAGCAGAACGATCCAACCGACGCGGAGGGCGCGGCGCACCGTCACCCGGCGACCCGCCGGAGACGGGGCGTCGCCGCGTGCCGGGGCCGGCTCCGTGTCCAACGTCACTGCACCCGATCGTAGCCGTCGCGACCGTCCGACCTGTGCGCCACCCAACGCCAACGTAGGCTCGTCCGTCGACACACCGACGGGCGTGGACGGAGGCACCGTGGTCGAGGACCCTGAGCACCCTGCCCGGCTCGTGCGGCTGCGGGCACAGCTGGCGGCCGACCTGCGCGGCGCCATGCGGGCGCGGGACCGGGCCGCCACGGCGGCACTCCGGTCGCTGCTCGGAGCGATCGACAACGCCGAGGCGGTCACCGCGCCGGCGCGCTCCAGCATCGATCCACCGCTGCTCGGACTGGGCGCCGCCGAGGTGCCACGGCGCCGACTGGACGACGCCACGGTCAACCGCGTGCTCTACTCCGAGATCGCCGACCGCGACGGCGCCGCGCTGGAGTACCGCCGGCTGGAGCGCCACGACCGGGCCGACCGGCTGGACGCCGAGGCGGCCGTGCTGCGACGTTACCTCAGCTGGTAGGCGAGGCGCACCGACGTCTCGCACCTGTCGGCATCGCGGTGCACGGGCCGCGCCGCGACGTCGGCACGGCGTTCGACCGCCTGCGCCCCACCGGTAGCCGGCGAGCAGCGCGGCACGCGCTGGCCATGCGGGCGACCAACGGGGCGCTTGCCTCGGGCGGCCCTGATTCATGCCCGCTGTGCCGCCCAGGTGAGAACGGCGGCCATCGCCGCGAAGTCGCGAGGGCCAGCGAGCTCGACCTGGCTCATCCAGACGACCACCGTGCCACTCGACGGGATGATGTATGCCGCGGTGCCAGTGCCTCCGACCCAGCCGTACCGGCCGACGACGTTCCACGGGTCGACCGCAGCGAGGTCGACGCTCCCGCCGAACCCCCACCCGTGCCCCTCCAGGAACGGATTGCCGGGCTCGGACTCGAGGTGGCTGGTCGTCATCAACCGGACGGCCTCGGCGGACAGCACCCGCCGCCCGCCGTGCTCACCGCCAGCGAGCAGCATGCGGCCGAACGCGTGCCAGTCGTCGACCGTCGACACCAGCCCCCCTGCGCCCGATGGAAACGCCGGCACTGTGGCCCACTGCCCCTCCGGCGGGTCGATCAGATCGAACGCTCCGGTGTCGGCATCGCGCTGGTAGTAGGCGGTCATGCGGTCGAGCCCACCGGACGGCACCGCAAACCCGGTGTCCACCATGCCGAGCGGGCCGAGCACTGTGTCGTCCAGGACAGCACCCAGCGGGGCGTCCTGCGCGCGGGCCAGCAGGACGCCGAGGATGTCGCTCCCCGTGGTGTAGGTCCAGCCCTCTCCCGGCTGATGGAGCAGCGGTATGGCGGCCAGCCGGTCCATCCATTCATCTGGCGGCGCCATCGCCTGGGGCCGAGGTGGACCCTGGTGCAGATCATCCACGAGGCGGGCCACGACGGGCACGTCCATGTCGGCGGGCAATCCATGACCGCCCTGGAACGCCAGCAGGTGGCGGACGGTGACCGGCCGTGCCGCCGGCACGAGGTCGTCGACAGCAGCGTCCGGGTGACGGAGCACCATGGGATCGCGCAGCTCGGGCAGCCAGCGGTCGACGGGCTCGTCCAGGGCGAACACCCCGCGGTCGACGAGTGCCATCGCGGCCGCCGCCACGATCGGCTTCGTGATCGAGGCGATTCGGAACAGGCTGTCCCGCGTCATCGGCGGCCCGCCGACAGCGCTGACGCCGGAGGTCGCCACGGTGACGTCGTCGGCCCGCGAGACCAGTGCAACGGCACCGGGTACCCGACCGGCGGCCACCTGGGCGTCGACCGTCTCCTGCAATGTCGTCACCATCGCCCCGTCCGATGTCGTACACCGGTATCGCATCGCACGGCCCGGTGACTCATCGGCGCGATCGCGTCCTACCCAGGCACCGCGCACTGCGCCGCCGGCGCACCGGCGTTCAGCCGGCCGCGCCGATCACCAGGTCTCGCAGCGCGGTCGCTTCGCGTCCGGTCAGATCGCGCACCGCCGTGCTGACCCTGTCGAGGTACCCCAGCCGGCCCGCGGCCCCGAAGGAAGCGAGCATCTGGGCGACGGCCGCTGGCATGCCCGCCGACACGATGCCGTCGACATAGGCCTGGTCGTCAACCGTGACGACCTCGACCGGGCCACCGGACACCTCGCCGGCCAGCGCGGCCAGGTCGTACGCCGTCAGCGCCTCAGGGCCGGTGATGTCGTACGCCTGACCCTCGTGTCCGTCGCCCGTGAGCACGCCGATGGCCGCGGCCGCACAGTCACCGCGCGCGACGTACGCCGTGCCGCCGTCGCCCGTGTTGGCCACCAGTTGGCCGGCGGCCGCGGCACGCTGCACGACCTGCACCTGCATGTCGGCGTACAGGTTGTTGCGCAGGAAGGTCCACGCGACGCCGCTGTCGCGCAGGGCCTCCTCGGTCGCCGCGTGGTCAGGTACGACGGCCGCCGGGTTGTCCGCCACCGGTTGCGGGATCGACGTGTACGCGATGTGTCGCACCCCGGCGGTGGCGGCGGCGGTGATCGCCGCCCTGTGGCCTTCCACACGCTGACCGACAACGTCGGTGGAGATCAGCAGCACGCGGTCCACCCCGGCGAACGCGTCCGGCAGCGACCCAGGGACGCCGAAGTCCCCGTGGCGGACGTCCGCACCGCGGGCGGCCAGGTCGGCCAGCCCGTCCGGGCTGCGGGTGATGAGCACGACCTCGCCGGGGGCGACGGCGT
This sequence is a window from Euzebyales bacterium. Protein-coding genes within it:
- a CDS encoding serine hydrolase domain-containing protein, coding for MVTTLQETVDAQVAAGRVPGAVALVSRADDVTVATSGVSAVGGPPMTRDSLFRIASITKPIVAAAAMALVDRGVFALDEPVDRWLPELRDPMVLRHPDAAVDDLVPAARPVTVRHLLAFQGGHGLPADMDVPVVARLVDDLHQGPPRPQAMAPPDEWMDRLAAIPLLHQPGEGWTYTTGSDILGVLLARAQDAPLGAVLDDTVLGPLGMVDTGFAVPSGGLDRMTAYYQRDADTGAFDLIDPPEGQWATVPAFPSGAGGLVSTVDDWHAFGRMLLAGGEHGGRRVLSAEAVRLMTTSHLESEPGNPFLEGHGWGFGGSVDLAAVDPWNVVGRYGWVGGTGTAAYIIPSSGTVVVWMSQVELAGPRDFAAMAAVLTWAAQRA
- a CDS encoding lysylphosphatidylglycerol synthase transmembrane domain-containing protein, yielding MTLDTEPAPARGDAPSPAGRRVTVRRALRVGWIVLLVAALVLALRSRWSEVAADLATLDIGWLVAAALAGLIGLGLSAGIWHTMLIGIGEPLPVGASLRVFYVGQVGKYLPGAVWPAVTQAALARDHGVAPRATVSAITLFLWVHLVTGAVVGVAVLAATGVLPRWLLVGVPFLLALLAPPVLRWCLQRLLRLARREPLRALPDGRHLMAACAWALGMWAAYGVHLHAATAAVGQPVGLWRGAGVFAAAWVVGFALLVAPAGVGPREAAMVALLPLDAATGLLVALVSRLIMTGADAAWAVATGVRPSLVRPSAASRRPGTQQAPPTATTGDGS
- a CDS encoding class I SAM-dependent methyltransferase, giving the protein MTETVPPAGAPESAPETPDVVTGNHHHKYGSANPAIRFLTNRFLARLDGILDRVLAEAPRGRVLEVGCGEGMIAKRLQQRWADVTALDLPDADLRGWWREHPGPRYVHGDAGRLPFADGAFDVVVAVEVMEHLADPHIGLAEMARVTDGHLVLSVPREPIFRAGNLLAGRHVQDWGNTPGHLNHWSTPSFLKFVSQVGGIRAVEKPLPWTITWARRN
- a CDS encoding SDR family oxidoreductase → MTIAVTGASGQLGRRAAELLLDAVAPGEVVLITRSPDGLADLAARGADVRHGDFGVPGSLPDAFAGVDRVLLISTDVVGQRVEGHRAAITAAATAGVRHIAYTSIPQPVADNPAAVVPDHAATEEALRDSGVAWTFLRNNLYADMQVQVVQRAAAAGQLVANTGDGGTAYVARGDCAAAAIGVLTGDGHEGQAYDITGPEALTAYDLAALAGEVSGGPVEVVTVDDQAYVDGIVSAGMPAAVAQMLASFGAAGRLGYLDRVSTAVRDLTGREATALRDLVIGAAG
- a CDS encoding glycosyltransferase family 2 protein translates to MAEARPTLDVTVVLPAYNEAGHVVAEVERISAALKATDYAFEILVVDDGSTDGTGDRVEGMPFVRLLRFPTNRGSGTARRIGTLEAAGRYVVWTDTDMTYPNERIPELVDHLVEGHAHQVVGARTSEEGTYKFLRVPAKWLIRRLAEYLSDSRIPDLNSGLRAFSREHALPYLGLLPAGFSCVTTITLAFLANGLLVEYLPIAYAPRAGRSHFHPIKDAYRYILQVVRMVTYFEPLRVFAPVALTLLTLGTGKIIFDIFTKSLRITGNATMLVLSGLILFSLGLLADLIVRTNRHD